The genomic region AGAGATTTATATGTTTCTTTCGGTCATGGATGTTCTACATTTGTCCACCACACCAGACACTTGGGGATCAAACAAAGTAGTCCGGATTTATTAGTGTAATAATTGTCATCATTTAGACATTTTAACAAAACTCCGAGTCTAAGAGAAGGCCATCAGCTCTGTAGTCTCTGCCggtctattatttttaactgcGCGCAGGCCGCCTGGAAACAATTGCTGCGTGGTTTTGTTTGTCCTGTCGGAATCCTTACTGTATTTGGcgtaaaataagaaagaaaagttaTCAAGATCCTGTTATTTTAGTGTTTCTTGCAGATTATTTTAGGAGTAAGTTCTATCTATATACTACAAATGCAATGTTCTATGCCAGTATCACGTAGAAATCTATAGCtagaatgaaatattttttgtattatttacaaagataatttacataaacacTCCCTAAAATTATGTCTAATTGCACAAACATTCAtgatttatatgaaattacaaatatattcattaaaattatagctataataacaaatatccGTCCAATTTAGTGACGAAATTTTATACATCTCCtgaaatatattacattaacacCCTTCCTGAAATACACTACACTAACACCCCATCATAAGTATAAGGTAACtaatattgtataattgaaCTATCCCTAAAAagtgttgatgtaatttatcctatttacaatagaaaaaagccatgttttttgcattttcaatcTCTAAACACGCGATAGAGTTTTTCAATGTCAGaaactgaaaattatattCGATTCAGTTTTACCAAATGAATATCCTGCGCAAATACGTGCGTAATTGTGTATTTGCATGTGAAACGCCTACAAATGGTGcattttattactttaaacATAGTATTGGACCCATTGTTAGCACGGACATTAAAACAATCAGGTAGGGTGCAATTTTGCAGAAAAGATTGGGGACCCTACATCACATCGACGTAGCATCTTACCATTGAAAACAAAGAAGACGAAACGGTTTAAAGATACTCTGCTTCATCATGAACAAAATACAAACCAATTACGATCCAGTCCTTGTCTTTCATGTAAACAACAAACAAGTTTCACATGCGCGCCCTCTGCACATACCAGACGCTTTCAAATAATCATCGTTCTACGCTGCAGCTCGCCCTAACTCTGTTAAGTCCCAGCACCAGCAGCAAGAAATGTATCAAATGGGGCAGCAAAAGGGGAGAAACACAGTTTTGAATATGAAATCGTCAAGCATTTGCAAATGCCACCATCAAATCCTTACCTCTCCTTGAGGCTCATCGCCCTTGGATTGCTCACCTGTCACACAAAGACGAGTTTGAGAACTAAGCACCAAATGGTTGGAACATTTACAAACATGTGCTTTATACAAAAGCAAGAGGTACGAGATCGTGGAATGAATCAGAACTCGACCACGAGACTGTCAGTTCCTTGTAAGGGCATAAACTCAAACGTTATTCTAGCATTCCCTGTTTTCAAGGTTACTTTACATTCCTAGGGCCATACCTCCCTCCTCAGGAAGATCTGAGGTCCACAAAGTAAGATTATCCCTAAGAAGCTGCATAATGAGAGTGCTGTCTTTGTAGGATTCTTCATTGAGGCTATCAAGTTCCGCAATAGCCTCATCAAAGGCTTGTTTGGCAAGGTGGCACGCCCTGCACAAAATCGGAATATGTCAACCAACGATTAATATGTCGTGCTGCAGttcaaaaacagaaaacaatAACAATGATCACAAGCAAATTCCGAGCCGGGATAccatatcaaatatgaaaacatggtaatattataattgaatttacaGAACCACGAGCAAGAAATCCAGCACTTTCTGgttattgatatatttgattttacagTGTAGAGAACTAGTCCTTAGTTATCGTGCTAAGCGAGCTTATCCGCACACGCCCAAACAGAGGGAGAGATTGTGCAACTGACCTCTCGGGAGAGTTCAATATCTCGTAGTAGAAAACTGAAAAGTTAAGGGCCAATCCAAGTCTGATAGGATGTGTAGGAGGAAGATCTGTGGAAGCAGCACTAGTGGCAGCCTGCAAGGTAAAATTAAAGTTCCCTAACTCACATACTTCCTCCAACTTATCCAAGCAAAGGAAGAAGATGACTGACGATTCTGAGAAGTATATACTACCAAGTACAATCGAGATAATGAGAAGCCGGAAATGTGCATACCAAAAAATGATCAGGGAAGCAATCACACTGACCATAAAAagatataagctgcaaaactAACCTCATAGGCCTTAAGGGACTGATCTGCTACATCTTTGCGCTCATCTCCTGTTTTGAATTCAGCTAAATATCGATAATAATCTCCCTTCCTAAAGGTAAGATAAAGGCATCACCAAGAAGAAGAGTCCATtctaagaattaaaataatgaggTAAATACAACTTTAGCTAGAATGTTTCTAAGGATGCTCAGTGGATGCATGGTTACGTGAAAgtaaatccaattaaatttgaacttactgaaaagaattattaaccaGGAAAAGCAAGATCGGAAGTTACAACTGACAAAGCAACATATAAGTGGTCAGAACAGATTATCAAGTAAAACCCTCAATCCTTGATGG from Sesamum indicum cultivar Zhongzhi No. 13 linkage group LG3, S_indicum_v1.0, whole genome shotgun sequence harbors:
- the LOC105158962 gene encoding 14-3-3 protein 7; protein product: MEKEREQLVYLARLAEQAERYDEMVDAMKKVARLDVELTVEERNLVSVGYKNVIGARRASWRILSSIEQKEESKGHEQNVKRIKNYRQRVEDELTKICMDILAVIDEHLLPSSSTGESSVFYYKMKGDYYRYLAEFKTGDERKDVADQSLKAYEAATSAASTDLPPTHPIRLGLALNFSVFYYEILNSPERACHLAKQAFDEAIAELDSLNEESYKDSTLIMQLLRDNLTLWTSDLPEEGGEQSKGDEPQGES